The following are encoded in a window of Actinomyces oris genomic DNA:
- a CDS encoding glycoside hydrolase family 32 protein, with protein MTEDLKRLAQDAITTSAAADDPDYPCFHVVPPVGRLNDPNGLLVDGDTYHAFYQLSPFHPHRKLVYWGHSSSTDLLHWSHHAPAIIPDSSYDRSGAYSGNAIVLEGHEVDAAPARVPFQLFYTGNLKDPVTDERTASQCLVTSGDLTDFTKWPGNPLIPTHAEGYTSHYRDPQVFRDPDRPGEYRMLIGVQRADKTGAAVLYRSLDLVSWELEGELSFPGAGGAFDAFGYMWECPGLVRLKDEDTGEDWDVLIWCPQGIEPDREGFENIFPCVYTAGHLVGTELRDTGGVFYEVDRGFEFYAPQVFARRSSEPGPVLLTGWAGNASEDDQPSIETGQWVHALSMPRMLSLKAGRLIQRPAASLQYDAGEPALVGERLKAGLHEVDELSGHRSWQLRLEADAEQTTGAWGLRIGSDDSHVDITLDGQVLRVDRTTSRYAQHGSVRSVTLPEGCAPVLEVIHDRSLTEVFVGDGALVLTLRSFVAIDSSGVRLMVDRDLALTAGSTRTFTPS; from the coding sequence GTGACTGAGGACCTCAAGCGCCTGGCCCAGGATGCGATTACAACATCTGCAGCGGCCGACGACCCGGACTATCCCTGCTTTCACGTCGTCCCGCCGGTGGGCCGACTCAACGATCCCAACGGGCTGCTTGTCGACGGCGACACCTATCACGCCTTCTACCAGCTCAGTCCCTTCCATCCCCACCGCAAGCTGGTCTACTGGGGGCATTCCTCCTCGACGGACCTGCTGCACTGGAGCCACCACGCGCCTGCCATCATCCCGGACTCCTCCTACGACCGCAGCGGCGCCTACTCCGGCAACGCGATCGTGCTGGAGGGCCATGAGGTCGATGCCGCCCCTGCGCGGGTTCCGTTCCAGCTGTTCTACACCGGGAACCTCAAGGACCCGGTGACCGACGAGCGCACCGCCAGCCAGTGCCTGGTCACCAGCGGCGACCTGACCGACTTCACCAAGTGGCCCGGCAACCCGCTCATCCCCACCCACGCCGAGGGCTACACGTCCCACTACCGTGACCCGCAGGTCTTCCGAGATCCTGACCGGCCGGGGGAGTACCGCATGCTCATCGGAGTCCAGCGCGCCGATAAGACCGGCGCCGCCGTCCTGTACCGCTCCCTGGACCTGGTCTCTTGGGAGCTGGAGGGCGAGCTGAGCTTCCCTGGAGCGGGAGGCGCCTTCGATGCCTTCGGGTACATGTGGGAGTGCCCCGGCCTGGTGCGGCTGAAGGATGAGGACACCGGTGAGGACTGGGACGTCCTCATCTGGTGCCCGCAGGGCATCGAACCCGACCGGGAGGGCTTTGAGAACATCTTCCCCTGCGTCTACACGGCGGGACACCTGGTGGGCACTGAGCTGCGAGACACCGGCGGGGTCTTCTACGAGGTTGACCGGGGTTTCGAGTTCTACGCCCCTCAGGTCTTCGCCCGGCGGTCCTCCGAGCCGGGGCCGGTGCTGCTGACCGGGTGGGCGGGCAACGCCTCCGAGGACGATCAGCCCTCCATCGAGACTGGGCAGTGGGTCCACGCCCTGTCCATGCCTCGGATGCTGAGTCTCAAAGCAGGCCGACTCATCCAGCGCCCCGCCGCCTCACTGCAGTATGACGCCGGGGAACCGGCTCTCGTGGGGGAGAGACTGAAGGCGGGCCTCCACGAGGTCGATGAGCTCAGCGGGCATCGCAGCTGGCAGCTGCGCCTGGAGGCAGACGCCGAGCAGACCACGGGGGCGTGGGGACTGCGGATCGGATCGGATGACTCGCACGTGGACATCACCCTGGATGGGCAGGTGCTGCGAGTGGACCGCACCACCTCCCGCTACGCCCAGCACGGATCGGTGCGCAGCGTGACGCTTCCTGAAGGGTGTGCGCCGGTGCTGGAGGTCATTCACGACCGATCACTGACCGAGGTTTTCGTCGGTGATGGGGCATTGGTCCTCACGCTGCGCAGCTTCGTCGCCATCGACAGCTCGGGAGTACGGCTGATGGTGGACAGGGACCTCGCGTTGACGGCTGGCAGCACGAGGACATTCACACCGTCCTGA